Proteins encoded by one window of Pseudomonas coleopterorum:
- a CDS encoding SufE family protein, whose translation MTMSSQAQEALKVFTQANGWEQRARLLMQWGERLEPLSDEQKVEANRVHGCESVVWLVAERQGEHWHFKAASDARMIRGLLALLLVRVQGLDSQALRELNLNAWFEQLGLGRQLSPSRSNGLNAVLKRMSELA comes from the coding sequence ATGACGATGAGTTCACAGGCGCAAGAAGCACTGAAGGTGTTCACCCAGGCCAACGGGTGGGAGCAACGCGCGCGGTTGCTGATGCAGTGGGGCGAACGCCTGGAACCGCTGAGCGACGAGCAGAAAGTGGAGGCCAATCGCGTGCACGGCTGTGAGAGCGTGGTGTGGCTGGTGGCCGAGCGGCAGGGCGAGCACTGGCACTTCAAGGCGGCCAGCGATGCCCGAATGATCCGCGGCTTGCTGGCGCTGCTGCTGGTGCGGGTTCAGGGGCTCGATTCCCAAGCGTTGCGTGAGTTGAATCTTAACGCCTGGTTCGAGCAACTGGGCCTGGGCCGCCAGCTGTCACCTTCGCGCAGCAATGGGCTGAATGCGGTGTTGAAGCGGATGAGCGAACTGGCGTGA
- the tcdA gene encoding tRNA cyclic N6-threonylcarbamoyladenosine(37) synthase TcdA encodes MSTEDPRFAGITRLYGLAGMQRLRDAHVAIVGVGGVGSWAAEAIARTGVGEISLFDLDDVCVSNANRQLHALDSTVGKPKVEVMAERLRGINPGCTVHAVADFVTRDTMAEYITPNIDCVIDCIDSVNAKAALIAWCKRRKIQIITTGGAGGQIDPTLIQVCDLNRTFNDPLASKVRSTLRRDYGFSRTVTRHYSVPCVFSTEQLRYPKPDGSICLQKSFVGDGVKLDCAGGFGAVMMVTATFGMVAATKAVDKIVAGVRRPADRVKAGV; translated from the coding sequence ATGAGTACAGAAGATCCCCGTTTCGCCGGTATTACCCGCCTGTATGGCCTGGCGGGCATGCAGCGCCTGCGTGATGCGCACGTGGCCATCGTGGGTGTGGGCGGCGTCGGCTCCTGGGCGGCGGAAGCGATTGCCCGCACCGGGGTGGGCGAAATCTCGCTGTTCGATTTGGACGATGTCTGCGTCAGCAACGCCAACCGTCAGTTGCATGCGCTCGACAGCACCGTGGGCAAGCCCAAGGTCGAGGTGATGGCCGAGCGGCTGCGTGGCATCAACCCCGGTTGTACCGTGCACGCGGTGGCTGATTTCGTCACCCGCGACACCATGGCTGAATACATCACGCCGAACATCGATTGCGTGATCGACTGCATCGACAGCGTGAATGCCAAGGCCGCGCTGATCGCCTGGTGCAAGCGGCGCAAGATCCAGATCATCACCACCGGCGGCGCCGGCGGGCAGATCGATCCGACCCTGATTCAAGTGTGCGACCTGAACCGGACGTTCAACGATCCGCTGGCGTCCAAGGTGCGCTCGACTCTGCGTCGCGACTATGGCTTTTCGCGCACGGTCACCCGTCACTACAGCGTGCCCTGCGTGTTCTCCACCGAGCAGCTGCGCTATCCCAAGCCCGATGGCAGCATTTGTCTGCAGAAGAGTTTCGTCGGTGACGGGGTGAAACTGGACTGCGCGGGGGGCTTTGGCGCAGTGATGATGGTGACGGCGACTTTCGGCATGGTGGCGGCGACCAAGGCGGTCGACAAGATCGTCGCCGGAGTGCGGCGGCCGGCGGATCGGGTCAAGGCGGGAGTCTGA
- a CDS encoding YajD family HNH nuclease: MSSSTPHTAKLDRILADAQRERESGYRDKALRMYPHVCGRCAREFAGKRLSELTVHHRDHNHDNNPQDGSNWELLCLYCHDNEHSRYTDQQYYAEGSTSSPTIAKATHNPFAALAGLMKKD, from the coding sequence ATGAGTTCGTCCACACCCCACACCGCCAAGCTCGATCGCATTCTGGCCGATGCCCAGCGCGAGCGCGAAAGCGGCTACCGCGACAAGGCCCTGCGCATGTACCCCCATGTGTGCGGCCGTTGCGCCCGCGAGTTCGCCGGCAAGCGCCTGAGCGAGCTGACCGTGCACCACCGCGACCACAACCACGACAACAACCCCCAGGACGGCTCCAACTGGGAATTGCTGTGCCTGTACTGCCACGACAACGAGCACTCGCGCTACACCGATCAGCAGTACTACGCCGAAGGCTCGACCAGCAGCCCGACCATCGCCAAGGCGACCCACAACCCCTTCGCGGCTCTGGCCGGATTGATGAAAAAAGACTGA
- a CDS encoding RNA methyltransferase codes for MANKRYSCIGLFNPKSPENVGSVMRAAGCYGVNSVFYTGKRYERARDFVTDTKRVHYDIPLIGIDDLQKIIPLGCTPVAVELVDGARPLPEYTHPDRAIYIFGPEDGSLDQSVRDWCEDTIYIPTTGCMNLAATVNVVLYDRLAKGNNTRSGPKFK; via the coding sequence GTGGCCAACAAACGGTACAGCTGCATCGGGTTGTTCAACCCCAAATCCCCGGAAAACGTCGGCTCGGTGATGCGCGCCGCCGGTTGCTACGGGGTCAATTCGGTGTTCTACACCGGCAAGCGCTACGAGCGTGCGCGGGATTTCGTCACCGACACCAAGCGGGTTCACTACGACATCCCGCTCATCGGCATCGACGACCTGCAGAAGATCATCCCCCTGGGCTGCACGCCCGTGGCCGTGGAACTGGTCGACGGCGCACGCCCGCTGCCCGAGTACACCCATCCGGACCGTGCCATCTACATTTTCGGCCCCGAAGACGGCAGCCTCGACCAGAGCGTGCGCGACTGGTGCGAAGACACCATCTACATCCCCACCACCGGCTGCATGAACCTGGCGGCTACGGTCAACGTCGTGCTTTACGATCGACTGGCCAAGGGCAACAACACGCGCTCCGGGCCCAAATTCAAATAA
- a CDS encoding YgaP family membrane protein, whose translation MSDSKTVDVIKSVTQPDYHNVKGWERAGSLLVGVVTIGKGLRRGGIFGLIQVAIGGAALARGWSGHCAAKSLAEKGRSDLEEIRSKIERAGEDLLNLKKNADSATDTATVTGEDPAVTPKV comes from the coding sequence ATGAGCGACAGCAAAACCGTGGACGTCATCAAATCCGTTACTCAGCCCGACTACCATAACGTCAAGGGTTGGGAACGCGCCGGCTCGCTGCTGGTGGGCGTCGTCACGATCGGCAAGGGTCTGCGCCGCGGCGGGATCTTCGGCCTGATCCAGGTGGCCATCGGCGGCGCTGCCCTGGCACGCGGTTGGAGCGGTCACTGCGCGGCCAAGTCGCTGGCCGAAAAAGGTCGCAGCGATCTGGAAGAGATTCGCAGCAAGATCGAGCGCGCTGGCGAAGACCTGCTGAATCTGAAGAAGAATGCCGATTCGGCCACCGACACGGCGACCGTGACCGGTGAAGACCCTGCCGTGACCCCCAAGGTCTAA
- a CDS encoding YcgN family cysteine cluster protein, translated as MAAIVEPFWKRKTLDQLDPVEWESLCDGCGLCCLQKLEDEDDESVYYTRVACKMLDLKTCQCSDYPRRKLEVPDCIQLTPGQADQFKWLPPTCGYRLVSQGQDLPLWHHLVCGDREQVHKQRISQSGKMVSEKDVDEDDWEDYLIFRAG; from the coding sequence GCCGCCATCGTCGAACCCTTCTGGAAGCGCAAGACGCTCGACCAACTCGATCCGGTCGAGTGGGAGTCGCTGTGCGACGGGTGCGGCCTGTGCTGTCTGCAGAAGCTTGAGGACGAAGATGACGAGAGCGTCTACTACACACGCGTGGCGTGCAAGATGCTGGACCTCAAGACCTGCCAGTGCAGCGATTACCCACGGCGCAAGCTCGAAGTGCCTGACTGCATCCAGCTGACGCCGGGCCAGGCCGACCAGTTCAAGTGGCTTCCGCCCACCTGCGGCTACCGCCTGGTCAGCCAGGGGCAGGATTTGCCGCTGTGGCATCATCTGGTCTGCGGTGATCGCGAACAGGTGCACAAACAGCGTATTTCGCAGTCTGGAAAGATGGTCAGCGAGAAGGATGTCGATGAAGACGACTGGGAAGACTATCTGATCTTTCGGGCGGGCTGA